In the Salvia miltiorrhiza cultivar Shanhuang (shh) chromosome 8, IMPLAD_Smil_shh, whole genome shotgun sequence genome, GTAAATTTTGGTTTCAATTTCAAATCTTAACTAGATAGAAACTAGTATCAAATAAAACTTTAAGATCCGAACCAGATTCCCGTTCTAATAAtagttattatttatattttttgaagggatgattataatttatattgatgattataatttatattaagtGTCAGTAATTATGCAATTCGAAGCACTGCACATGAAGGAGGAATCCATCCAAAGAGAATATATTAAGCAGAAGAAATTACAACTctcacacacaaaaaaaaagtatatttaCAATGATcattaatttcataaatatccATACCTATGTATATACCAACTCAAAAATCATACACCACTAAAAAGACAAGCATTGAAAGAAAGGTAACCATAAAAACCTGCCGTGTCTGGAAACAGTTATTCAACGTGCCACGTCACCCAACAACTCCAAATTTTTACAACCAATCACGAAGACTTTCTCGCGCCTCACAGCTCTCAACATCTACGCGCGTCCGCGTGCCGATCTAATTCCGTCGAATCCGCTGGATTTAACTCTAACTCCTCGGCCACCCACGACCCAGACCGCCGTCCCGAAGCGAACCGGGTGATCCCTCCCAAACCGGGAGCCTCGCCGCCCACCGGAACTTCCCGCACCTTCACGCTCACGCTCTTCCGCGGCGGTTCCACGTCCTCCATCAGGATCTCCATCACTCTCCGGCTCCCGGACCGGGACGCCTTCTTCTGACCTTTTTTCGACCGGAACAGGCTCATCACCTTCGAGTAGAGCCCGGTTTTGGGCTTCTCGGGCGGTTTTTCGTGCCTCTTGAGGGAGTTGGACCTCCGCCGGCCTCGCTTAGATCTGACCCTCCCCATGCAGGAGACCTTGGGAGAACCCGGTTCGGGCACGGGAGCGGTGGTCTTCCCGGCCGACGACTCAGACCGCTTGGGAAACAGCCTGATGTTGGGCGGTTTGCAGGCGCGGCGTTTGGAGTCGACGAAGGCGGTTTTTTGGGTTTTAGGCAGTCCGATTATGGATGCCTTGGACTTCAAGCTAACCGAGAAGCGCTGCGAATTAGCGGAGGTGGAAGTGGGGTTGACGTGTTGGGTGGAATTCGAGTTGCCCTTCGTTGAATCCTTTCGCTCGTAAAACGCGTTCCGCTCGAACCAATCGTATTCAGCGTCTTTCGATAGCCAGAACGACTCCGGCGGCGCTTCCAATACCTCGTCGTTTTGTGATGGGTCGTCGTCGGCGAGTGTTTCGCAGGCTATTTTCCGGTCGTTTCCTCCGCCGGCGCAGGCTGTGACTAGGGTCTCGAGATCAACTTGAGGCATTAAAGACGATTTAAGAGGGAGAAAATATTTACGCACAAGTTTTTTGGGAAGAGGTTTCGCAAAtttcttagagagagagagagagagaggtgggtaAATAGAAAGGAGATATATAAAGTCCGATGGAAGCAGGAAGGAGAAAAGAAGTAATAATAAAATGGATTTTGTATCCTTTTAATTTCCATTTTAATAATTGTATAATTCGGTGGGAGGGTTTCAACTGCTTGACTGCTGATTTCATCAATGGCGTTTGTTTCTTCGTAGTGCACTACAAAAAGAAGGTTATTTTTTTCGTGTATAACTGTACAAATGGGCCAAAAGGACTTATGTTACTTTCCCATTGTTCTTatcacatactccctccgtccgccaagattatgtaaaaattactatatttggcgtccgccaagattatgtcactttccttttatggcaatggtcccaccatcctctttaatattttattcttactaacactctttatttacaaaaaacccactcaaaattcaatctcaaccacacatctcataaagtggtgggaccctttctccactacatcaaaatcatcactaattttattaaatctcgtgcccaagcaattttacataattttggcggacggagggagtatttcacttaagattattatttataaaatgcAACTCGAGATAAAAAGGTTAATTATGAAATGATGCACAACCTTTTGTACTTATAAAAATTGCAACGCAACGAACATATTATCTTTCGGATTTGTAGTTACATagacttttaatttttttttcgatcaACAAAAAATGATGTGATGAGTTTCGATTTGTAGTAAAATACacttctaatttttttaataaattaacaatattaaataaaaaaaattaaagaacgcACCACATGCTACTCAAACCTAAGATCTTTAACCTTAGACATTCAACTCCTTACCGTTtgaccaacacacacacacacacaatttttatttttattttatcaacaaaaaaTGATGTGATGAGTTTCATTTAAGTGGTAATTATCACATATAgccttttttcataaaaaaatataagttaaaTAACCCTAATTTATATGTACAAGTCTTAGAGCATCTgcatcggttacacgatagcggcctactcgtgtaaggctgctatcgtgtaaccgatgcAGCCCAGtgttacacgagggctacacgttctatcgtgtagccctttCGACCGTTGGTGAttggcgcgtgtaaaacacgcgccatttaaaaaaaatgaaaaattcgaATTTGACTGTCTCGTTTTGCGTGTTTTGTTGaccgatttttttattttttattttatttttttttcctcttctttttcttctctttttcttcttcttcttcctcactttctttCTTCCGCcattttcttcatcttcctcacttCTTTTTTCATCATCTCTCTACACCttccatggatccacacaacccagcTTACTATGACCTAAATTGGTGTCCCGATCTATCCGACGACTATCATCCCGATTTGTCGGgatgtaacttgggggatgCTCCTCCATCCGGCGAGGAGATGCCTTCGGCAGCCCATAGTGccgccaaaccgaagaaaggCAGCCGGAGGAAAGAAGTCGCCCACAAGATCCGGCATGACAGGCAGGCGccggtggcggaggaggagggggcGGAGAATGACGGAGGAAAGACTGTCCGTCATATCTACACCCCTGAAAAGACGAACATTATCGTCCAAATTTGAATGGAGGAGacaaacgacgccatccgtgggacaaatcaaaaggGGTACGATTACTGGAAGAGGATTGTCACCCGTGTCAACCCCATCATCGGCGCCAACCTCAAGCACCGCCAGATTCAAGGGCACTGGACCCGAGTGGCCCAAGAGGTGCGGCTGTGGGAgagtatttgggtggagacgcgcatccggtggccttccggccattctgacgatatgctccgggacaaggcccaaacTCTTTTCAAAAGTCGGAGCGCAACTAACGCCTCCTTCAACTACTGGAACGTGTGGAAAATTCTCCGGCATAAtcacaagttcaagtcgatgtacctcgagggaaacgtgcattcctccaagaggaaAAAGACTACAGAGGAGGGcgccttcaccacctcggcgtcgggcgaggagatctcgtctgcccggccgattgggaacaaggcggcgaaggcgacGACGAGGGCGGCGAAAGGGGAAGGCGGCAAGCTCCGAGCAACCATCGGAGTACAAAGAGGCATTGGAGCGATCCGAccagaacttgaaaaaaatcaccgccgagtatgccaaaaagaacgagctcaaggagagggagctcgatatgcaactCCTCAGTCTGGATACGACGCATATGAGCGATGCACAAatagactaggattttaatttatgtaattttaattatgtttttattttttttttatgtaatttttagattttttattttaatggaattttaattattagtaaaatgtgttatttaaatttgagcaattaaatttaagtgaaaagcataaaaatcaaaactaaagcTGTCAtataagctatcatgtaaccccaatgcagcttctttacaccatgtggtccccccctcataaagtaagctatcatgtaacaccaatgcggatgctcttatagcCATTTTAGAGTTAAAAAACTATTACAcccactattttatttttttaatttaatattttaaattatatcaatCTCTCTGTCTTTCAAATGCTCGTTCTCTTTCTAAAGTGgtgttctctctcttctccactgGACGACCTATCTTCTCCCTTATTGGCCTATCTGTATTGACATTCGCCGacctaatatttttataatgttaattttataggaaattgagtgtttgatggttgttttgtacttatattgctttatcttgtgaaatgtgatacttgctcgaactttgatggattttacaGAAATATTATGCCTGAATTTGAAAGCATGTTCTCATGAAAGTTGTAGATAATCTCTCTACGAGTTCGTGGGCACAAACGGATCGCAAATCGAAGTTTGGAGGAcagagatatggccgaaacaagaacaTCGCGCGCAACAGTAGAAAAAATGGCGATTGCCGATTCGGCTGCCTTTTTGCATGGAAAACGTGTTCTTTACTgtattttcgagttctgtaCTGTGTTTTTCccttgtgcctatatataggtcattttcttgacctattagacacccTGTTCACCTTTATTCTtcctatttttatatttttcagttttagacttagaactttattgctttcatagattacatttattttcctacaagATTCAAGACTTGAAGATTCAAGCGATCATTTTTTTCGAGTTTTatcaatttcatttatttttaattgctttctttttaattatgtcttttagtatttatttatttacgttTGACTAGTTTTCTTTTCTAATTTTAGAGTTTGTAAataattgattgaatttatgtgattaattTATTGATACTTTTTGCCTTTTAATTTATGCTTCATAATTTCTAGTGCTTATTTTTGTGAATTATCTggtcaataatttgcatgtttagctattcgatttgagacctagcggagataattGTTTAGCatattcaggaatgtatgacactattttaaccttgagacctagcggagatagttGGATCATATGAAGCTATTCTTTTgtacttttgggagttagtagattttcttgagacctaaaagagatagagaatttactaatatATTATCATAAACTACTCTAGCGAGAGTATACGGTTATTTATGTGATCTCTCATTAGGACTGAATTAAAATGGTAATTGGGATTAATAGGTTAATTGTGTGAATTTTATTAACAAAATTACATCCATGGgatcaatattttatttatctgctttatttctgtttatttattttatttgagtgTAGTATTTTATCTTCCACCttatatttatgaatattaCAAGAGAATTATTATGATTACTTAGAATATTTTCGCCTATTAGtccttgtggatacgatactcgattgttTTATATGCTaaaattgcaccgtgttagttgcagtattttattgctaataaattagtgatcaatttTTTAGCGTCATTGCCAGGGACTGTGTAGATTATACTTTGATATTTCTGATAGTACTTAGTCATTATTTCgggcttttcttttaatttatttttgttttcttgctCCTAATTTTTTACTAGTGCCTCTTAATTTGGAGATTGAGAAGCAGCACAAGCGAGACAACCGGGAGAAAATGGAGCAAGCTATAAATTTGAATGAATTTGATTCGGGGCAGATTATGCAACAACTGGCAGAGATGCAAAGACAACTAGCAGAGGCCAACAGACGTGCACAACCTCCTCCACCACCTCTACCACTTAACCACATGTACCAAccttaaataaatcaatttcaTGGAGGTGGATGGGGGCCAGCTATTCAGGCTAATACTTTTGAGGTGAAGCCAGAGCTTATCAACATAGTGTAGTCCGAGCAGTTTAGCTGAGCTATAATAGAGAAACCACATGcgcatctaacttaattttcgGATATTATCAAGCAGAATGGAGTGTTTGTCGATGCGATCAGGATGCAAATGTTTGGTTTCTCACTCAGGGATCGTGCTAAGGATTGGTTTAGAGGGCTTGATAGGACCTTGATCACTACATAGGGTGAGCTGTGTAAAGCTTTTCTAGCCAAATATTTTTCGCCTGCCAAAGCTTAAAAGATTATAGCATAGATTTCACACTTTACTCATATGGGGGATAAAACAATTCATGATGCCTAGGAGAGATTTCGGGAATTGCTTAGACGTTGTCCCCAACATGGCTTCATAGAAGAGCAGCATATCATTCACTTCTACAATGGTTTGATTGTTATCTCAAAGACCATTGTAGATGCTACTGTCGGAGGATGTCTGTTGTACCGTGATATCGAATCAGCTTATAGGGTGATTGAGGAGATGGTTTCAaacagttatcaatggccaAATGATTGGAGCTCAACAACGAGGATTGCAACTATCAATGAGGTGAGCTATGATGATCTTTTGGAAAAGCACACACTTCTTCAAAGGCAACATGAGGTTGAGATAAAGGCGCGGATAGCGGCACCAAGCATACACCAGTCGTATCAGCTCGAGCCACCACGATATGAGGAGGTAAATTTTGTGAATCAAAGCCAATATCAGTTCGAGCTAGGTTATCCAAGGCAGCAACGAGAAAATTAGCCTTACCAACCTAGCAATAGAAATCATTCGAATTTCTCCTACTGCAATCCGGACAATGCCTTACAGCCTCTGCATGGTTTTTCAGTTGCTAGTGAAGGAGCTGTCAATGAGCCTAAGAATGCGTCCCTTGAGGAAATGATGCAATAGTTGTTGGTGCAGATGGGGCAGACGGGAAATAAGATGGCTAGTATTGAGAATATTGTTTTTGCTCTAGCCAAGGGGATAAAGACGGTTGATAATTAGATTGTTCAGATAGTAGCTGCCCAACACAAGTCGGGACATGCAGATGTGAGGAGACACGCAAGAAGCATGATTATCCGTATGATGAACCATACAAAGATCTTGTCCCACCAAGAGAATACGTCCCCAAGGCTCCGTTTCCTCGAAGATTGATGAAGAGGGATGAGGTGGAAAATCAATGTGCTATATTGGAGACGTTTGAGAAGGTGAACATCGAGGAGCCCCCACCAAGGTGTTGCATGGCAAGAACAAGAATGAATTTTTCTACCCCAAGAAGACGGGTGATGAAGAAAAGAATTCCATTGGTGAAATAATGTTGCGCCGAGGTGCCTACGAAGCTACTACCGAAGAAGGAAGATCTGGGTAGCTTCACAATTGGATGTGAGATTGGAGGAAACCTTTTTCCCAAGGATTaatgtgatttaggggctagtgtcaatgtgatgcccctTGTTGTTTTCAACCgattgggaattggagatctcaagtcGACCTCGATGGTGATTCAAATGACGGATTGATCAATGGTGAAGCCTAAATGCATGGTTGACAACGTCTTGGTGAAGATTGAAAAGTTCTTTTTTCCTATGCACTTCTTGGTACTTGACATGCCGGAAGATGAGAATCctccgttgattcttggtcaaTCGTTTCTACCTACAAGGCGAGCTATGATTCATGTGACGAATGGAGGCATCACTTTTAGAGAAGATGGTGAGCATGATTTTCCTGCCTCTGTTCCAGTAGGCAATTTTTTGTTCCTGTtgtgtttgatgttcattgaggtCATGatgtatcgtcgagctctagacgttaaattaagcacttgttaaaggtaacccaactgtgttgctttttggtttttgtttctttccctttatcttttgattctttttgtttcttttgttttcgtTCTTTTGTTTCGTTTTCTTGCGGAGAGGATCGCAACAGAGCACGAAAGTTGCGGAGGTTTTGGAGTTTCGTCCATACCACCACCTTGGAGCATgcttttctgtgagtagtgacacacatatcctttaattattctttcttttaaacatattttcgaacttattgttctgtaataagtttgggggagggggtgagattagatatgtgtatcacttttatcatttGCTGATTTTTTTGTCTTATTTTTGCTTGGTTGGTTggtatatgagtttttgagttaaATATTGCTCCATTTGATTTTTGGTAAGCTGCCAATGAggatttatttgaaaaaaaattgagttcTAATTTTTCTTGATGACTTGAGCATGAATTGAGTTGATTTGCATAACTTTATgttgattttaaccttgacttttgacGTTGATTTTATCCTTGacttttgagccataactgtttatatTACAcagtttattttttgttttagatgttttcatgcatgtggtgatcttctagaacttatCATGATTTATGTGTCGAGGTTGTTGTTGTGCCCAagattatgagatgattttaggccatcatTTGTTAGCCACATATTTActcaaacactgtccttaatgagaaaaattatcatttgttatCCAGTTTGAGcctaatttacttttattttttttagccGAATGATAGGCGGTCATGTAGTTTATGAGAATCTTGATGTGGTAAAAAATGTTGGGGTTAATGAAAAAGAAGGGACAATATTGTGTTGTTATtcactcttataagctctagaattTTGTGGGAagggagaaaaagaaaaaaaattgataaaaatatgttgaTAGAAAAAGAATGTGAAAGTCGAATTTGCatttaaaattgattagaaatcgAATTTGTTTGGGAATAagttgagagcataaaagagtgtttactTCTGTGTTGTGATGATAAATCCATTGATTTGATTGGTCCATGGTGACATAGTTGGGAAAAAGATGAAATTTGTTCCATACCTTTTTTGTGAAGATATAAGGTGTTGTGTTCTTGATGTACTTTTGAGTTACTTAGCCTAAATTTCCCCAGCTTAACCAATGTTCATACATTACAACTAAAGAAAAAGACATTTTTAATCATAGttctggcacacttttagcaaTAGAGATtatagacgattggcaagcctgtGGTAAGTGATTCAcattatattaaatttcaatGAGAGTGTATACGTCTCATTCCATCAATTAAGAGTTGAGTGAAACATATACTTGTGAAATTTAATTGTTTTGAATTCAAGGTCGATTTTATTATTGGTTGTGCTTATTGTTGATTTTTGTGTTtgaattattgaggatttgaagaATTCTTTCATTCTATTTTTCTAAGACATATATGATCTAGAAATCTACCCaatcgtgttattgattgtgttcttctcattatttgaggacgAACAatgctttaagtttgggggagttgataacactcattttttcatgatttaTAATGTTCTTACTATGTTAATTTTAaagggaattgagtgtttgatagtttTGTTGTGCTAATATTGCTTCATCCCGTGACATGTGATACTTACTCgaattttgatgaattttacagaaatattaaGAATGAATTTGGAAGCAtgatcttcatgaagattataTATCATCTCGATACAAGTTCATGGgagcaaacggatcataaatcggagtttaAACGACAAAGATATGGCTGAAATAAGAATATCGCGCGCAGGAGTCAAACAACGGCGACCGGAATCGGCGATCTCCAATTCCTGAGTCCTGGTCGCCGATTTGGCTGCCTTTTTGCGCGAAAAACGTGTTTTTTACTGTATTTTTTAGTTCTGTACTGTGTTTTcccatgtgcctatatatatgtcCTTTTCTTGACCTATTAGATACTTCTCTTCAcctctcttctttctcttttcatatttttcagttttagacttagaactttattgctttctatattacatttattttcctacaagattcaagctgtcatTCTTTTCGAGTTTtatcaatttcaattatttttaattgctttctttttaattatgtcttttatttatttatttatttatttatgcttgactagttttcttttctgattttagaatttgtaaatagttacaTAGCATTTGGTTCTTGATTTTAGAGTTTGATTACATTTTTCGGGTTTTTCCTGGAGCATTCGGTTCTTGATTTTGTTACATAGACGAGCATTCTTTTTCCTTGCTATGGGGTTTCCCATTGGGTTTTTCTCTGgcaaggttttaacgaggctcagCCCTTAGTCTGCTTGGTGTGCTTTTAAGGGTTTAGGACcgttttctcttttttcttttttcttctataAAATCTTTATTTCATTCATAgagtttgtaaatagttgattgaatttatgtgattaattTATTGATACCTTTCGTCTTCTAATTTATgcttcataattcctggtgcttatttttgtgaattatctggtcaataatttgcatgtttaactactcggtttgagacctagcggagacaATTGTTTAGCGTATTCAGAATTGTATGACacgattttaaccttgagacctagcagaGATAGTCAAatcacatctctctctccctctctctctctctctccaccaagCATCAATCACTAGTAAATTAACGCCCCTGCAAAAATGGCTAAATGAAGCTATATTCACCTGCCATGCTTGTTGCTTCGCGGCGACAGATGCTCCAATAAGAGAACGCTCAAGGTGGCGCGGGCTGGTGGCAGTGGCGTCATCAGACAACGGCGTCTATAGACTACGGTGATCGGGTTGTTGGTAGCGACAACGTCTACGGTGATCGATGTGCTGGGGATACTTGAGAGGGAAAGAGAAGGTGGCCGGCGCGCCGGCGGTGAACGGCGGTTCtagagagtgagagggagagacAGACAGGGGGGTTGGGAGGAGGTGGGCCgacgagatagagagagagagagagtttggaTAAAGTTAGGCATGCGGGGGACCAAGTAAATAATCCAGTATATATGTAGCCACTAAGAGAATTGTAATCTTTAAACTTAAAATGACTatataacttttatattataaactagATTTATAAcctttcacaaaaaaaaaaaaaaaaaaaaaaactagattATTTAGAAGTTATATACTTataaaaaatgactattttaacATTTCCCTCTTCATTTAATTATGTGGACTTATGATCTACGTGAAACATCCATCCACgtaattaatcattttttgATAGTCGTAAAAAATTAAggtgataaatttacaataaatcattttttttaattttattgaaatatttttaaaatcgtGTGTAAATTGTAACTTTACTTAAAAGTAGTGCATTATTTAGCAGTTAGcactttataattaaatatgacCTTTcgtttaagaaaaatattatcctCCTGTTTTTGAACATAATAAATAGTATAATAAATTATGCACAACATTCCAATGCTAAAGTGGTAAAAGTCTATTTCCTTAATCTGCAATTTGGCTGAAATGATGTTGGAATTGAAATTAAGTAATCGCCTTGTCCTTTTCTAGTGATGCGATTTTTAATgttgatttattaaaaaaaaaaaaaaagacttcaATCATGACCATTTTCTCCCCAAGTAAAAAAGAATGATGACCATTTTCtttatgaagaaaaaaattgaattgcCATTCGCCAGGATTTAGAAAAGGTGCATCAGGTTTTTGCCATATGATTGCTTTAGAAAAATAACAGTGGAATTTGTGgtataaatttgaatttatgatGTTTTGATAATGAAATAGATCCGAATTTCCTCGTCTTCCTTGTCTCGTTTCTTAAGAAGGGCTAAAACTACTCCGTCACGGTCAGTCGGTCATGCAATAACTTAGGATTTTAGTAATGGAATTCTAGTCAATCAAGTTCCAAAAAGAACAGAAAAGTGTGCATTATTTTTGTCCATTTTAGCTTCAAGGGTACGTTTGCTTtgattgaaaatgaaaaaaaatgtatattttcACCTATTTTTCACTGATGATGACAATATTATGCACATCTATTTGGATCACATCTAATGAAGATTATTGTAATAAGGGCTTAGGCCCAATTACTCGAATTTATGGGCTTTAGGGTCCAAGTTTTATAGCTTATGAATATAGctcttataaaatattttagatCCTTCTCTATTCACTTCACCCCAAGTAAAATGTAATCATGCCCCAAATACAGTGAAAAACCTCAACAACCctcgtggatgtagatcttcaTGATTGAACCACATAAATCTTAGCcttctttatcatttttattt is a window encoding:
- the LOC130996652 gene encoding uncharacterized protein LOC130996652, which gives rise to MPQVDLETLVTACAGGGNDRKIACETLADDDPSQNDEVLEAPPESFWLSKDAEYDWFERNAFYERKDSTKGNSNSTQHVNPTSTSANSQRFSVSLKSKASIIGLPKTQKTAFVDSKRRACKPPNIRLFPKRSESSAGKTTAPVPEPGSPKVSCMGRVRSKRGRRRSNSLKRHEKPPEKPKTGLYSKVMSLFRSKKGQKKASRSGSRRVMEILMEDVEPPRKSVSVKVREVPVGGEAPGLGGITRFASGRRSGSWVAEELELNPADSTELDRHADARRC